The stretch of DNA GTCTTACCAATTCGCCTCCTTCCAATTACCGCCAACATCTCCGCTTCAGCAGATTGTAATGCTTCTTTTAAAATTTGTTGCTCTTCTTTTCTTCCGATAAACTGCTTCATATTTTCCACATAAAGTTGCCAAATCTATATAAAGATAGATGTTTTTGGCAACTTTATGTGAAAAATCCTGGTTAAAACTTATTAAGGAACGATCGAATAATAAGTTCGACAATTATGGGTCGGCTATTTTGTGGCTAGGCGAGCCAAAAAACGCAGGCGTAGCCTAAGCTACGGCGAGTATTTTTGGCGAAGCATGGTCACAAAAGAGGCAGCCAGAAAGTCGAAGTTATTGTTTGAACGTTCCTATGTGTCTATTCACTTAGACGAGGCAGCTTGAGATATGTTTGACTGAGTCCTTTTCTTAATTCCTATCCCTTCTCCCCTACCCGCCAATATTGATTTTTTTTCTATCTCCAATACCTCCACGTCCTAACAACATTTACGCAGGCCGCATCGTATTCCAAGGCGCCCGATCAAACACATCCTCCACTTCGTAACCATCCTCGCCGATAGCTGGACTAAGAATCGCAATGATCCGGGCATCGCTATCCGAAGCATTAAAAGAAGCATGCACTACTCCTGCTGGAATAAAACAGGAATCGCCTGGCGTTAAAAATCTTTTTTCGCCCTCGATCCATTGTTCCAGGGTCCCTTCTATGACATAGATCACCTCTTCCTGGTTGGGGTGATGATGAAAACTATGTTGCTTACCGGGTTCAAATACCGCATCAATAACCATGATATTTTTAGCCCCTG from Saprospiraceae bacterium encodes:
- a CDS encoding cupin domain-containing protein, encoding MNGKFVTKADLAWEEAPIGRSVALTGPKQTGAKNIMVIDAVFEPGKQHSFHHHPNQEEVIYVIEGTLEQWIEGEKRFLTPGDSCFIPAGVVHASFNASDSDARIIAILSPAIGEDGYEVEDVFDRAPWNTMRPA